One window from the genome of Natrialba magadii ATCC 43099 encodes:
- a CDS encoding DEAD/DEAH box helicase encodes MATNEDGDGGDEDDQDEQGDRGDQQAIPITGEELRKTFPRAGARESGDISVLELPGRDAATVSNADVLRPELAEQLDHDLYAHQAEALEELECGQNVCVATSTASGKTRIYALQIARHYLDARERAAETGGKKERQNGGEKAGARAASAPTPTAYICYPTKALSRDQERELNDFYDDLGLDITVRVYDGDTERGETRRQIREEADVIITNFAGVNTYLHDHDRWARFFSACDLVVIDESHTYTGVHGMHVAWIIRRLKRVLAYYDADPQFVLTSATIGNPGAHSSTLIDDPVTVVDQDGSPTGPRELVLWNPPPQSSEKDGDRAGAEDAVTDRVPATVEAPRLLSHLTYHDAQTLLFTPSRKLAELSVKRAAKHRRDRSRYYTNPDRGSAIEPYHAGHSRRNRHGTEHQLKTGVLDGVASTNALELGINVGKMDATVQLGYPGQRQSFWQQIGRAGRGANRALSVLVAGHRTLDQYVVSNPDYLLENDVEDAVVDTENDAVFAQHLLCAAAELALDERDAGADGLADRERLDRAIEMWRRAGKLTGHLETGVSYTGPPRPQGSISLYATTGEEYTVELADGVDERHDPEMEPLAEERVLRDFHEGAVRLHEGQQYEVCAVDHTTPRPSVTLRPTDVAYHTRTRTDVTVLDAVSEESREIGSFTLHFGRGRVLVYHDTYDEVAIHGGKKKAQQLPTGNPPLSMETQLCWLEVPEHVESALVERYRDFSVPGLDSDLADTAHLGYAGGLHAAEHATIGVAPLELMVDKRDLGGLATLSIDSHLASAASDGNGDDETSVGEDPAPQNIAAAEATVRELAMGLDRKPASGWFIYDGIDGGLGFSRAIYENFEAVARRARALIETCDCGRIDGCPACVMDDQCGNDNQPLHREAAVDVLDLLLASASGDGKKSVLESDLLVDDGESGDGERGRDRDKHDTRETDDRRPPLFYA; translated from the coding sequence ATGGCAACGAACGAGGACGGAGATGGGGGAGATGAGGACGATCAGGACGAACAGGGCGACCGGGGCGACCAACAAGCGATCCCGATCACTGGCGAGGAGTTGCGAAAGACGTTCCCGCGCGCAGGGGCTCGCGAGTCCGGTGACATCTCCGTCCTCGAACTCCCCGGCCGGGACGCAGCGACCGTTTCGAACGCCGACGTCCTCCGCCCGGAACTCGCCGAGCAGTTAGACCACGACCTCTACGCTCACCAGGCCGAGGCGCTCGAGGAACTCGAGTGTGGGCAGAACGTCTGCGTCGCGACGAGCACTGCCTCGGGGAAGACACGAATCTATGCGCTCCAGATCGCGAGACACTATCTGGATGCGCGCGAGCGGGCCGCAGAGACAGGCGGGAAAAAGGAAAGACAGAACGGAGGCGAGAAGGCGGGTGCACGTGCAGCGTCGGCTCCCACGCCGACCGCCTACATCTGCTACCCCACGAAAGCTCTCTCGCGCGACCAGGAGCGCGAACTGAACGACTTCTACGACGATCTCGGTCTCGATATCACCGTCCGCGTCTACGACGGCGACACCGAACGCGGGGAGACGCGCCGCCAGATCCGCGAGGAAGCGGACGTCATCATCACCAACTTCGCCGGCGTGAACACCTACTTGCACGACCACGACCGCTGGGCACGCTTCTTCTCCGCCTGCGACCTCGTGGTCATCGACGAATCCCACACCTACACCGGCGTCCACGGCATGCACGTCGCCTGGATTATCCGCCGACTGAAGCGCGTGCTCGCCTACTACGACGCCGATCCGCAGTTCGTCCTCACCAGCGCAACGATCGGAAATCCGGGCGCACACTCGAGTACCCTGATCGACGACCCGGTAACGGTGGTCGACCAGGACGGTTCCCCGACGGGGCCGCGGGAACTGGTGCTGTGGAATCCGCCGCCGCAGTCGAGCGAGAAAGACGGGGACAGAGCCGGTGCCGAAGACGCCGTCACCGACCGCGTCCCTGCCACCGTCGAAGCACCGCGGCTCCTCTCGCATCTGACCTACCACGACGCCCAGACGCTGCTGTTTACGCCCTCCCGAAAGCTCGCCGAACTCTCGGTCAAGCGCGCAGCGAAACACCGCCGCGACCGGTCGCGATACTACACGAACCCGGACCGGGGCAGCGCCATCGAACCCTACCACGCGGGCCACTCGCGGCGGAATCGACACGGCACGGAACACCAGCTCAAGACCGGCGTGCTCGACGGCGTCGCCTCGACGAATGCACTCGAGTTGGGGATCAACGTTGGCAAGATGGACGCCACCGTCCAGTTGGGCTACCCCGGCCAGCGCCAGTCGTTCTGGCAGCAGATCGGTCGCGCTGGCCGTGGGGCAAACCGCGCGCTCTCGGTGCTCGTCGCGGGACACCGTACCCTCGATCAGTACGTCGTGAGTAATCCGGACTACCTCCTCGAGAACGACGTCGAGGACGCCGTCGTCGACACCGAGAACGACGCGGTCTTCGCACAGCACCTGCTCTGTGCGGCGGCCGAACTCGCGCTCGACGAGCGCGACGCCGGTGCAGACGGACTCGCCGACCGTGAGCGACTCGATCGGGCGATCGAGATGTGGCGACGCGCAGGGAAGCTGACGGGCCACCTCGAAACGGGCGTCTCCTACACCGGTCCGCCCAGACCGCAGGGATCGATCTCGCTGTACGCCACGACCGGCGAGGAGTATACGGTCGAACTCGCTGACGGCGTCGACGAGCGCCACGACCCCGAGATGGAACCGCTCGCCGAGGAGCGCGTGCTGCGGGACTTCCACGAGGGCGCGGTCAGGCTCCACGAGGGCCAGCAGTACGAGGTCTGTGCGGTCGATCACACGACGCCGCGGCCCTCGGTGACGCTGCGCCCGACGGATGTAGCGTACCACACACGGACGCGCACGGACGTGACGGTTCTCGACGCCGTCTCAGAGGAGTCGCGCGAGATTGGGTCCTTTACGCTCCACTTCGGCCGCGGGCGAGTGCTCGTCTACCACGACACCTACGACGAGGTCGCGATCCACGGCGGCAAAAAGAAAGCACAGCAACTCCCCACCGGAAACCCGCCGCTCTCGATGGAGACGCAACTGTGCTGGCTCGAAGTCCCCGAGCACGTCGAGTCCGCGCTGGTCGAGCGGTACCGAGACTTTTCCGTGCCGGGACTGGACAGCGACCTCGCAGATACCGCCCATCTCGGCTACGCGGGCGGCCTCCACGCCGCCGAGCACGCGACGATCGGTGTCGCCCCACTGGAACTGATGGTCGACAAGCGCGACCTCGGCGGACTGGCGACGCTGTCGATCGACTCGCATCTGGCCAGCGCCGCATCGGACGGGAACGGTGACGACGAGACGAGCGTCGGCGAAGATCCCGCCCCGCAGAACATCGCCGCTGCCGAGGCCACCGTCAGGGAACTCGCGATGGGCCTCGACCGCAAACCCGCGAGCGGCTGGTTCATCTACGACGGAATCGACGGCGGACTCGGTTTCTCGCGGGCGATCTACGAGAACTTCGAGGCCGTCGCTCGGCGGGCGCGCGCCCTGATCGAAACCTGTGACTGCGGCCGCATCGACGGCTGTCCCGCTTGCGTGATGGACGACCAGTGCGGGAACGACAACCAACCACTACACCGCGAGGCGGCCGTCGACGTGTTAGACCTCCTCCTAGCGAGTGCGAGTGGGGATGGTAAAAAGAGTGTACTCGAGTCCGATCTGCTGGTAGACGACGGTGAGAGCGGAGATGGGGAGAGAGGTAGAGATCGCGACAAGCATGACACTCGTGAGACCGATGACAGACGGCCGCCGCTATTCTACGCCTGA
- a CDS encoding ribonuclease H-like domain-containing protein yields MAGPTGTRVLALPPTTVLERSVATLEDIAATVGPDAVWLFGYAREPTAAARARHVMGVPVIHPPLETADSGALPRHRIGDELEFVVAQHPRALGAVAGADSGANAGAIAGAERAADVGNSAGGGDSDSDGDGDGADNGSKTQPTSADALICDQITTTTRPTALETTLDHAGELAAALPSGQETSVLTGGLPAGYDERWHLDAGTGAVRTVAHDPLLTAESVADDAVAVRVRGAGPVDGYGGAKSVVALEYSADGTLSSTAYAPGDFGLEAVTGVGQKTANRLESQGVTTRAELLDVSVAALADIEGIGAKSARRMHDHARVLESGEPRRLTDEPLPGEAWGRPPLCLDIETDGLSPTIIWQIGVYDPESDTHRAFVERDDPTDGASVVREFCDWLLGVHPNRALLTWNGRGFDYRHLDAFVARHCPEYVDDWESIPKFDLYRWATDREDTGNALLPGRTNELDVVAAELGYEGLGTGLDGARTAAAYQRFMRTGESAVLEWDRHEAYCEDDCRALWHVYERLRNAPRASGVGSAAGSSPTRDDSRDDSTGGSTSKQTGLGDF; encoded by the coding sequence ATGGCAGGTCCCACCGGTACTCGAGTACTCGCCCTCCCGCCGACCACGGTACTCGAGCGATCGGTTGCGACGCTCGAAGATATCGCGGCGACGGTCGGTCCGGATGCGGTCTGGCTGTTCGGATACGCGCGCGAGCCGACGGCGGCGGCCCGCGCGCGCCACGTTATGGGCGTGCCGGTGATTCACCCGCCGCTCGAGACGGCCGACAGTGGGGCGCTCCCTCGACACAGAATTGGTGACGAACTCGAGTTCGTTGTGGCGCAGCATCCGCGGGCGCTCGGTGCGGTTGCTGGTGCTGATTCTGGTGCTAATGCTGGCGCGATTGCTGGTGCTGAGAGGGCTGCTGATGTTGGGAACAGTGCTGGTGGCGGCGACAGCGACAGTGACGGTGACGGTGACGGTGCTGATAACGGGAGCAAAACTCAACCCACGAGCGCCGACGCCCTCATCTGCGACCAGATCACGACCACGACGCGGCCCACCGCACTCGAGACGACCCTCGATCACGCGGGCGAACTTGCGGCGGCGCTCCCGTCCGGTCAGGAGACCAGCGTGCTGACTGGTGGACTGCCCGCCGGCTACGACGAACGGTGGCACCTCGACGCCGGAACGGGAGCCGTTCGAACCGTCGCGCACGACCCGCTGCTTACCGCCGAGTCAGTCGCCGACGACGCCGTTGCGGTCCGCGTCCGGGGAGCCGGCCCCGTCGACGGCTATGGCGGCGCGAAATCCGTCGTGGCACTCGAGTACAGCGCCGACGGAACACTCTCGAGTACAGCCTACGCACCTGGTGATTTCGGACTCGAAGCGGTCACCGGAGTCGGCCAGAAGACAGCGAACCGCCTCGAATCGCAGGGAGTGACGACTCGGGCGGAGCTACTGGACGTATCGGTCGCAGCGCTCGCCGATATCGAGGGCATCGGGGCAAAGAGCGCGCGCAGAATGCACGACCACGCGCGGGTACTCGAGTCGGGCGAGCCGCGCCGACTCACGGACGAGCCACTCCCCGGCGAAGCGTGGGGGCGGCCGCCGCTCTGTCTCGACATCGAAACCGACGGGCTCTCGCCGACGATCATCTGGCAGATCGGGGTCTACGATCCTGAATCGGACACCCATCGAGCGTTCGTCGAGCGCGACGATCCCACCGACGGGGCATCGGTCGTTCGAGAGTTCTGCGACTGGCTGCTCGGCGTCCACCCGAATCGGGCGCTGCTCACCTGGAACGGCCGAGGATTCGACTACCGACATCTGGATGCGTTCGTCGCTCGCCACTGCCCCGAGTACGTTGACGACTGGGAGTCAATCCCGAAATTCGACCTCTACCGCTGGGCGACCGACCGTGAGGACACCGGCAACGCGCTCCTCCCCGGCCGGACGAACGAACTCGACGTCGTCGCGGCCGAACTCGGCTACGAGGGCCTGGGAACCGGACTCGACGGCGCGCGAACGGCGGCGGCCTACCAGCGATTCATGCGGACGGGAGAATCGGCTGTACTCGAGTGGGACCGCCACGAAGCCTACTGTGAGGACGACTGTCGGGCGCTGTGGCACGTCTACGAGCGGCTTCGGAATGCGCCGCGAGCGTCGGGTGTGGGGAGTGCAGCAGGATCGTCGCCAACTCGAGACGACTCACGCGACGACAGCACCGGCGGTTCGACCAGCAAGCAGACTGGACTTGGTGATTTCTGA
- a CDS encoding antitoxin VapB family protein, with amino-acid sequence MGDTEYRNVRLTEDAYQRLNARKRGGESISDTIDRIAGERSLLDLAGVLTDAEAETMRDAIRE; translated from the coding sequence ATGGGCGACACCGAGTACCGGAACGTCCGTCTTACCGAGGACGCGTATCAGCGGCTCAACGCGCGGAAGCGAGGGGGAGAATCTATCTCGGACACGATCGACCGGATCGCAGGCGAGCGGTCGTTGCTCGATCTCGCGGGAGTGCTCACCGACGCGGAGGCCGAGACAATGCGCGATGCGATTCGTGAGTGA
- the thyA gene encoding thymidylate synthase, which translates to MQQYLDLVDAALSEGAYKPNRTGVDTISSFSEHYEVDLQEGYPLLTTKQMDGYRWNSMLHEVCWYLSGEEHIQDLREETKIWDAWADEEGHLDTAYGRFWRRFPVPEEPAQLPGESWPDESHQWVTAEETADGETRRTFDQLQYVIDTLSDSPNSRRLVVNAWHPANAAVSTLPPCHYSFVFNVQGDRLNCHLTQRSGDIALGIPFNIAAYALLTKLVAKQTGFEPGTFAHTVVDAHVYCGRGDRGEWYADNLEALQTRLADVEERTEYREIREWLESEAPAEADGDERLDHVPGLLEQLSREPLERPTLEVDAATIDDLSYEDVTLREYESHDGLTFGVAE; encoded by the coding sequence ATGCAACAGTACCTGGACCTCGTCGACGCGGCACTCAGCGAGGGGGCGTACAAGCCCAACCGCACCGGCGTCGACACGATTTCCTCGTTCAGCGAGCACTACGAGGTCGACCTACAGGAGGGCTACCCCCTGCTGACGACCAAGCAGATGGACGGCTACCGCTGGAACTCGATGCTCCACGAGGTCTGCTGGTATCTCTCGGGTGAGGAACACATTCAGGACCTCCGTGAGGAAACCAAAATCTGGGACGCCTGGGCAGACGAGGAGGGCCACCTCGACACCGCCTACGGCCGCTTCTGGCGACGCTTCCCGGTTCCCGAGGAACCCGCACAGCTGCCGGGCGAGTCCTGGCCGGACGAGAGCCACCAGTGGGTCACCGCAGAGGAGACCGCCGACGGCGAGACGCGGCGGACCTTCGACCAACTGCAGTACGTAATCGATACGCTCTCGGACTCGCCGAACTCGCGCCGACTCGTGGTCAACGCCTGGCACCCCGCGAACGCGGCCGTTTCGACCCTGCCGCCGTGTCACTACTCGTTCGTCTTCAACGTCCAGGGCGACCGGTTGAACTGTCACCTTACCCAGCGCTCGGGCGACATCGCGCTCGGAATCCCGTTCAACATCGCGGCCTACGCGCTCCTGACGAAACTCGTCGCCAAGCAGACCGGCTTCGAACCCGGCACGTTCGCCCACACCGTCGTCGACGCCCACGTCTACTGCGGCCGCGGCGACCGCGGGGAGTGGTACGCGGACAACCTCGAAGCGCTGCAGACTCGACTCGCCGACGTCGAGGAGCGCACCGAGTACCGCGAGATCCGCGAGTGGCTCGAGTCCGAAGCACCCGCCGAGGCCGACGGTGACGAACGCCTCGATCACGTCCCGGGACTGCTCGAACAGCTCTCGCGCGAACCACTCGAGCGGCCGACGCTCGAGGTCGACGCGGCCACGATCGACGACCTGTCCTACGAGGATGTCACGCTGCGAGAGTACGAGTCACACGACGGGCTCACGTTCGGAGTCGCCGAATGA
- a CDS encoding dihydrofolate reductase: MTVNTGADTDPVVEPDHELVGIVAVADNGVIGKDGDMPWHIPEDLQHFKETTMAHPVIMGRVTYESIVDALGEPLPGRTTVVLTSRDLETPENAVVAHDLQSAVEEAAAAADERHDGADRVFVAGGATVYEQYLPALDRLIVTEVHEEPDGDTQFPDWDRTDFDEVERDEHDGFAFVEYVRTP; encoded by the coding sequence ATGACCGTCAACACCGGCGCTGACACCGACCCGGTCGTCGAACCCGACCACGAACTCGTCGGCATCGTCGCCGTCGCCGACAACGGCGTCATCGGCAAGGACGGCGACATGCCCTGGCACATCCCTGAAGACTTGCAACACTTCAAGGAGACCACGATGGCCCATCCGGTCATCATGGGCCGGGTTACCTACGAGAGCATCGTCGACGCGCTCGGCGAACCGCTCCCCGGGCGAACCACAGTCGTTCTGACGAGCCGGGACCTCGAGACGCCCGAGAACGCAGTCGTCGCTCACGACTTGCAGTCGGCCGTCGAGGAGGCAGCAGCCGCGGCCGACGAGCGCCACGACGGGGCCGACCGGGTGTTCGTCGCGGGCGGCGCGACCGTCTACGAGCAGTACCTGCCCGCGCTCGATCGACTGATCGTGACCGAAGTGCACGAGGAGCCAGACGGTGACACGCAGTTCCCCGACTGGGATCGAACCGACTTCGACGAAGTTGAACGCGACGAGCACGACGGCTTCGCGTTCGTCGAGTACGTCAGAACGCCGTAA
- the acnA gene encoding aconitate hydratase AcnA codes for MATDTFSDAIREFEHDGETYKMADLTVLEEQGLCDLDKLPVSIRILLESVLRNADGDQIDADSVRAAASWEPDVPDAEVPFTVSRVVLQDLTGVPAVVDLAALRSAADRKGVDPAVVEPEVPCDLVIDHSVQVDHFGSDDAYEKNVEIEYERNEERYRAIKWAQQAFDEFNVVPPGTGIVHQVNLEHLGRVVHEREVDGDQWLVPDTLVGTDSHTPMIGGIGVVGWGVGGIEAEAALLGQPINMSLPEVVGVRLSGDLPEGATATDLVLHITEKLRQVGVVDKFVEFYGPGVSQLSVADRATISNMAPEQGSTISMFPVDEKTLEYLELTGRDEDHIELVREYLEAQGLFGEQEPEYTETVEFDLNEVEPSLAGHKKPHQRIPMGDLDEHFPTLLEEQGVIGAGGEPAISDGSGAAAADSTGSGPGLPLDEKVPVELEDGTEVEIGHGDVLVSAITSCTNTSNPSVMVGAGLLARNAAEEGLEVPDYVKTSLAPGSRVVTEYLERAELLDDLEELGYHVVGYGCTTCIGNSGPLPEPIENAIDEHDLWTTSVLSGNRNFEARIHPKIQANYLASPPLVVAYGLAGRMDIDLENEPIGTNDDGEEVYLEDIWPDTEEIRQTIHDSISPEMFAEKYASVYEGDERWEALDAPTGEVYDWDDESTYIREPPFFQDFPLEKPGVDNVEDARALLTLGDTVTTDHISPAGLFGEDLPAGQWLTERDVPVHEFNTYGSRRGNHEVMMRGTFANVRITNELLDGKEGGYTVHHPTDEETTVFDASERYREEDTPLIVMAGDELGTGSSRDWAAKGTDLLGIRATIGKSYERIYRDNLIGMGVLPLQFEDGEGWEELGLEGDEYFEISGLEDGLEPNAELDVTAETDDGETVEFSVTAQVDTPMAVEYVENGGVLHLVLRRLLTEELN; via the coding sequence ATGGCAACCGATACGTTCTCGGACGCGATCCGGGAATTCGAACACGACGGCGAGACGTACAAGATGGCTGACCTCACCGTTCTCGAGGAACAGGGCCTTTGCGACCTCGACAAACTGCCGGTAAGTATTCGTATTCTACTCGAGTCCGTCCTCCGAAACGCTGACGGCGACCAGATCGACGCGGACTCGGTCCGCGCCGCGGCCTCGTGGGAGCCCGACGTGCCGGACGCTGAAGTCCCCTTTACGGTTTCGCGGGTCGTTCTGCAGGACCTGACCGGCGTTCCCGCAGTGGTTGACCTCGCGGCGCTTCGCTCGGCAGCGGACCGCAAGGGCGTCGACCCGGCGGTCGTCGAGCCCGAAGTTCCCTGTGACCTCGTGATCGACCACAGCGTGCAGGTCGACCACTTCGGCAGCGACGACGCCTACGAGAAGAACGTCGAAATCGAGTACGAGCGCAACGAAGAGCGATATCGTGCGATCAAGTGGGCCCAGCAGGCGTTCGACGAGTTCAACGTCGTGCCACCGGGGACGGGGATTGTCCACCAGGTCAACTTAGAACACCTCGGCCGCGTCGTCCACGAGCGCGAAGTGGATGGCGACCAGTGGCTCGTTCCCGACACGCTCGTCGGCACCGACAGCCACACCCCGATGATCGGCGGCATCGGTGTCGTCGGCTGGGGTGTCGGCGGTATCGAGGCCGAAGCGGCGCTGCTCGGCCAGCCGATCAACATGTCCCTGCCGGAAGTCGTCGGCGTTCGCCTCTCCGGTGACCTTCCCGAGGGCGCGACCGCGACCGACCTCGTACTCCACATCACCGAAAAGCTCCGCCAGGTCGGCGTCGTCGACAAGTTCGTCGAGTTCTACGGCCCCGGCGTCTCCCAGCTTTCGGTCGCGGACCGCGCGACCATCTCGAACATGGCCCCCGAACAGGGCTCGACCATCAGCATGTTCCCCGTCGACGAGAAGACACTCGAGTACCTCGAACTCACGGGGCGCGACGAGGACCACATCGAACTCGTCCGCGAGTACCTGGAGGCCCAGGGTCTCTTCGGCGAGCAGGAGCCGGAGTACACCGAAACCGTCGAGTTCGACCTCAACGAGGTCGAACCGAGCCTCGCAGGCCACAAGAAGCCCCACCAGCGCATCCCGATGGGCGACTTAGACGAGCACTTCCCGACCCTCCTCGAGGAGCAGGGTGTCATCGGTGCGGGCGGCGAGCCCGCAATCAGCGACGGCAGCGGCGCGGCCGCTGCTGACTCGACCGGCTCCGGCCCGGGTCTCCCGCTCGACGAGAAGGTTCCCGTCGAACTCGAGGATGGCACCGAGGTCGAGATCGGCCACGGCGACGTCCTCGTCAGCGCGATCACGTCCTGTACGAACACCTCGAACCCGTCCGTGATGGTCGGTGCCGGGCTGCTGGCCCGTAACGCGGCCGAAGAGGGACTCGAGGTGCCCGACTACGTCAAGACCAGCCTCGCACCAGGTAGCCGCGTCGTCACCGAGTACCTCGAACGTGCGGAACTGCTCGACGATCTCGAGGAGCTGGGCTACCACGTCGTCGGCTACGGCTGTACGACCTGTATCGGTAACTCCGGACCACTCCCAGAGCCGATCGAGAACGCGATCGACGAACACGACCTCTGGACGACGAGCGTCCTCTCGGGCAACCGCAACTTCGAGGCCCGCATCCACCCGAAGATCCAGGCCAACTATCTCGCCAGCCCACCGTTGGTCGTCGCCTACGGCCTCGCTGGCCGGATGGATATCGACCTCGAAAACGAGCCGATCGGCACGAACGACGACGGCGAGGAGGTCTACCTCGAGGACATCTGGCCGGACACCGAGGAGATCCGTCAGACGATCCACGACAGCATCTCCCCCGAGATGTTCGCGGAGAAGTACGCGAGCGTCTACGAGGGCGACGAGCGCTGGGAGGCGCTCGACGCACCGACGGGAGAGGTCTACGACTGGGACGACGAGTCCACCTACATCCGCGAGCCACCGTTCTTCCAGGACTTCCCACTCGAGAAGCCCGGCGTGGACAACGTCGAGGACGCCCGCGCGCTGCTCACTCTCGGTGACACGGTCACGACCGACCACATCAGCCCCGCCGGCCTGTTCGGCGAGGATCTGCCGGCCGGTCAGTGGCTCACCGAGCGCGACGTCCCGGTCCACGAGTTCAACACCTACGGCTCCCGCCGCGGGAATCACGAGGTCATGATGCGCGGCACGTTCGCGAACGTCCGCATCACAAACGAACTGCTCGACGGCAAGGAAGGCGGCTACACCGTCCACCACCCAACCGACGAGGAGACGACCGTCTTCGACGCCTCCGAGCGCTACCGCGAAGAGGACACCCCGCTCATCGTCATGGCCGGCGACGAACTCGGTACCGGCTCGAGCCGTGACTGGGCCGCGAAAGGGACCGACCTGCTCGGCATCCGCGCGACCATCGGCAAGAGCTACGAGCGCATCTACCGCGACAACCTCATCGGCATGGGCGTTCTGCCGCTGCAGTTCGAAGACGGCGAGGGCTGGGAAGAACTCGGTCTCGAGGGCGACGAGTACTTCGAGATTTCCGGTCTGGAGGACGGCCTCGAACCGAACGCCGAACTGGACGTCACCGCCGAGACTGACGACGGCGAGACCGTCGAGTTCTCGGTGACCGCACAGGTCGACACGCCGATGGCTGTCGAGTACGTCGAGAACGGCGGCGTGCTCCACCTCGTACTGCGACGGCTGCTCACCGAGGAACTGAACTGA
- a CDS encoding small multi-drug export protein, with translation MSLTPLLVDVGTTLEDATGFVQYLLVFVFAAIPVVEILVVIPIAIGLGFDPILTGVVAFAGNILSVYALILFHGRLSTWWSNWRGRKNDESEPSDRYARARTLWDKYGLPGISFGGPILTGVHIAALVALLAGSRDRLVAGWMTVGIAIWTVILTAASAFGVSLLGIA, from the coding sequence ATGTCACTCACGCCGCTCCTGGTCGACGTTGGAACGACACTCGAGGACGCCACCGGGTTCGTCCAGTACCTGCTGGTGTTCGTCTTCGCTGCGATCCCGGTCGTCGAGATCCTCGTCGTGATTCCGATTGCGATCGGACTCGGATTCGATCCGATTCTGACGGGGGTCGTCGCTTTCGCGGGCAACATACTCTCGGTCTATGCGCTAATCCTGTTTCACGGGCGGCTCTCGACCTGGTGGTCGAACTGGCGCGGGCGTAAGAACGACGAGTCGGAGCCGAGCGACCGCTACGCGCGAGCACGAACCCTCTGGGATAAGTACGGTCTGCCCGGAATCTCCTTTGGCGGCCCGATCCTCACAGGTGTGCACATCGCTGCGCTCGTCGCGCTGCTCGCGGGGAGCAGGGATCGGCTCGTCGCGGGGTGGATGACGGTCGGCATCGCCATCTGGACCGTGATTCTGACGGCCGCATCCGCGTTCGGTGTCTCACTGCTCGGTATCGCGTAG